From Anopheles funestus chromosome 3RL, idAnoFuneDA-416_04, whole genome shotgun sequence, a single genomic window includes:
- the LOC125769268 gene encoding prominin-like protein isoform X3: MPTATRTPTMAVPMVSSTTGLSRRQMLGVVLLLILPSAFVVVAQAEPILKIRTTEFTRYNEVIEYQSSTSYNPRGMAPLYEITNHVIDLFVDEYPIPDGYITIQEGSIAAGPNVADNNWGPLLKQYWAILLVAAVCIIMIAIMPIMGLCLCCCRCFGGCGGRSQPFDKKHDTCRRAILGFLLICSTSALVFGVVVAFVTNSYMQHGVENITISARHGVHDTRLYLKSTSSHIDHVLNKNYQELNNDLKQMLNDASGTIIKRLEEQSKAEKLTTLYQFVEDLPGISKNLEKMKQLTSELRITASQLNDGLRGVKRELLTSLNKCGTQECIKVMEDYKIGRLNVNGIDYNSIQDRYFPRLPDLSDIIESVKELMDSSLGSAIRKGVKQMEQLKSTLNQTVLENIPKVQAASDSTGNAIREVSNLLTSRLSNVADTLGNNSYKHLDTADEYIQQYSIYRYYAGLGISSVLLLILICLVFGLLCGICGKRPDGYGDDCCNKGAGGRFLIFAVAIIFLTFSVILAVALASFLVGTLTRRAACDSLRDPANDQIVSYIDQFVDLNRLYADLRAQAERSRTKLQVSDNMEQVSIGQVIMACQQNESIYKVLKLNNFVDIDTIREFPEQYGITRELNALTLKIKINPVQILTPEATEDIKALQASKLNEFDVDKFTDNLTYNITEYNLNEIAQKLRDVADRVPPGKEMNDIKVNLKNQALHLSSYQTNLVDPMIVSTNELIKLSTTLDSSLKFGEESFSKAIDKFLTQIKEAEIYINKHGMTFVQNITEELVTGFTNQIYAYIKFVIDSTQDDIGLCGPMYNVYESVIVASCQRIVDPFNGFWAGVVWCLLLFLPSIIFGVKLSTLYQKSDPYPGPMVESGPKNKRRKKQDRRRESRDRREIYYEEGSPSHSRDPRYNDMAPNVESQIPSILTHSGSDTAASSPPPILLTTSHQQRHNMHQRHHSTPLPMSLPMSLLTSHGPQEQDAPASYGVYQNTSPSGERTSSPMIASSFQASQQPPGTNGSPNRMLSRLFSKSFFDDFQMALKQYDQYVPAGGSSDLLTVTGHDRRSHHHQPSYLPSMLQHHQHLHQQHHQHMPRTGNVSRSNSSSVGSVRSMALVPTRTPSPLDFRTMSFRRPRSLASEESGGKQSATRTDSGYEKY; encoded by the exons atgccaacagcaacacgtACACCAACCATGGCGGtgcccatggtctcttccacGACGGGCCTGTCCCGGCGACAGATGCTCGGTGTCGTTCTATTGCTCATCCTGCCTAGTGCATTCGTAGTGGTAGCGCAAGCGGAACCAATTCTAAAGATCCGCACGACTGAGTTTACGCGTTATAATGAAGTGATTGAATATCAAAGCTCAACGTCATATAATCCACGCGGTATGGCACCGCTGTACGAAATCACCAATCACGTCATCGATCTGTTCGTCGATGAGTATCCCATCCCGGACG GTTACATCACCATCCAGGAAGGCTCAATTGCTGCAGGACCAAACGTTGCGGACAACAATTGGGGTCCGTTGCTGAAACAATACTGGGCGATCTTGCTTGTGGCGGCAGTGTGCATCATCATGATTGCAATCATGCCTATCATGgggctgtgtttgtgttgctgcCGATGCTTCGGTGGATGCGGTGGACGTTCCCAACCGTTCGACAAGAAACACGATACTTGCCGTCGAGCAATTTTGGGCTTCCTGTTGATTTGTTCAACCTCGGCATTGGT ATTTGGAGTGGTGGTTGCATTTGTTACCAACAGCTATATGCAACATGGGGTGGAAAACATTACTATTTCCGCTCGGCATGGTGTGCACGATACTCGGCTATACTTGAAAAGTACCTCGTCCCACATCGATCATGTGCTGAACAAGAACTACCAGGAGCTAAACAACGATCTCAAACAGATGCTGAACGATGCGTCCGGTACCATAATCAAACGACTTGAAGAACAATCTAAGGCAGAGAAGCTAACGACATTGTATCAGTTTGTTGAAGATTTGCCAGgaattagcaaaaatttggaaaagaTGAAACAACTCACCAGCGAGTTACGGATCACGGCGTCTCAGCTAAACGATG GGCTTCGTGGCGTGAAGAGAGAATTGCTTACGTCGCTTAATAAATGTGGCACACAGGAATGTATTAAAGTGATGGAAGACTACAAGATTGGACGCTTGAATGTGAACGGTATCGACTACAACTCG ATACAAGACAGATACTTCCCGAGG CTGCCGGATTTGTCTGACATCATCGAGAGCGTTAAGGAGCTGATGGATAGCAGCCTTGGAAGTGCCATACGTAAGGGCGTCAAGCAGATGGAACAGCTGAAGAGTACGCTCAATCAGACCGTGCTGGAAAACATACCGAAAGTGCAGGCCGCTTCGGATTCAACGGGCAATGCAATTAGGGAGGTATCGAACCTGCTTACTTCGCGGCTAAGCAATGTGGCCGATACGCTGGGTAACAACTCGTACAAGCATCTGGATACGGCGGACGAGTACATACAGCAGTACAGCATCTACCGATACTATGCCGGACTAGGAATCAGCTCGGTGCTATTGTTGATTTTGATCTGTCTTGTGTTTGGGCTGTTGTGTGGAATTTGTGGAAAACGCCCAGACGGTTATGGAGATGATTGCTGCAATAAAGGTGCCGGTGGaaggtttttaatttt CGCCGTTGCCATTATCTTCCTTACGTTTTCTGTGATCCTGGCGGTAGCTTTGGCTTCATTCCTGGTGGGCACACTTACGCGTCGTGCTGCATGTGACTCACTTCGCGATCCGGCCAACGATCAGATTGTCAGCTATATCGATCAGTTCGTTGATTTGAACCGCCTGTACGCAGATCTGCGGGCACAGGCCGAACGCTCAAGAACCAAGCTGCAGGTCAGCGATAATATGGAACAAGTAAGCATCGGTCAGGTGATTATGGCGTGCCAACAGAATGAATCGATCTACAAGGTGCTGAAGCTGAACAACTTTGTCGACATTGACACGATTCGTGAATTCCCGGAGCAGTACGGCATTACACGCGAACTGAATGCGCTTACGCTCAAGATTAAAATCAATCCGGTACAAATTCTTACACCGGAAGCGACCGAAGACATAAAAGCACTGCAGGCGTCGAAGCTAAACGAGTTCGACGTGGATAAGTTTACCGATAAT CTGACGTACAACATCACCGAGTATAATCTGAATGAGATAGCCCAAAAGCTACGCGATGTAGCGGACCGCGTTCCacccggaaaggaaatgaacGACATTAAAGTGAACCTTAAAAACCAAGCTCTACATCTGTCTTCGTATCAg ACCAACCTTGTCGATCCGATGATTGTGTCGACAAACGAGCTTATCAAGCTCTCGACCACGCTGGACAGCAGCTTGAAGTTTGGGGAAGAATCTTTCTCAAAAGCCATCGACAAATTCTTGACGCAGATCAAGGAAGCTGAAATTTACATTAACAAACACGGCATGACTTTCGTGCAGAATATTACTGAGGAACTGGTAACCGGTTTTACCAACCAAATTTATGCGTACATCAAGTTCGTGATCGATTCCACACAGGACGATATTGGTCTTTGTGGTCCAATGTACAACGTTTACGAGTCGGTGATTGTTGCATCGTGCCAACGAATCGTTGATCCATTT aaTGGATTCTGGGCTGGAGTAGTGTGGTGTCTGCTACTGTTCCTGCCATCAATTATTTTTGGTGTGAAATTGTCAACATTGTATCAAAAGTCGGATCCTTATCCAGGGCCGATGGTGGAATC TGGTCCAAAGAATAAACGCCGCAAGAAGCAAGATCGCCGCCGTGAATCTCGTGATCGTCGGGAAATCTATTACGAAGAGGGCAGCCCATCGCACAGTCGTGACCCAAGGTACAACGATATGGCTCCGAA TGTAGAGTCACAGATCCCTTCAATACTAACCCATAGCGGAAGCGATACGGCGGCATCTTCGCCACCGCCGATACTACTAACAACTTCCCACCAGCAACGCCATAATATGCACCAACGTCACCATTCTACCCCCTTACCAATGTCACTGCCAATGTCGTTACTAACGTCCCATGGCCCCCAAGAACAGGACGCACCGGCGTCCTACGGGGTGTATCAGAATACCAGTCCGTCCGGTGAACGCACCTCATCGCCTATGATCGCGTCATCGTTCCAAGCCTCACAACAACCGCCAGGGACCAACGGTTCACCGAACCGTATGCTTAGCCGGTTGTTTAGTAAAAGCTTCTTTGACGACTTCCAAATGGCGCTGAAGCAGTACGACCAGTACGTGCCGGCTGGTGGATCGTCCGATCTCCTAACAGTGACGGGACACGATCGGCGAAGCCACCATCATCAACCGTCTTATCTGCCTTCAATGCTACAGCATCATCAACATCTTCACCAACAGCACCATCAGCATATGCCACGCACTGGCAATGTGAGCCGTAGCAATAGCAGTAGCGTTGGATCGGTACGATCGATGGCGCTCGTACCAACGCGTACACCCTCACCGTTGGACTTTCGTACCATGTCCTTCCGGCGGCCACGATCGCTGGCTAGCGAGGAAAGCGGTGGAAAACAATCGGCAACACGCACTGACAGTGGTTACGAGAAATACTAG
- the LOC125769268 gene encoding prominin-like protein isoform X1 translates to MPTATRTPTMAVPMVSSTTGLSRRQMLGVVLLLILPSAFVVVAQAEPILKIRTTEFTRYNEVIEYQSSTSYNPRGMAPLYEITNHVIDLFVDEYPIPDGYITIQEGSIAAGPNVADNNWGPLLKQYWAILLVAAVCIIMIAIMPIMGLCLCCCRCFGGCGGRSQPFDKKHDTCRRAILGFLLICSTSALVFGVVVAFVTNSYMQHGVENITISARHGVHDTRLYLKSTSSHIDHVLNKNYQELNNDLKQMLNDASGTIIKRLEEQSKAEKLTTLYQFVEDLPGISKNLEKMKQLTSELRITASQLNDGLRGVKRELLTSLNKCGTQECIKVMEDYKIGRLNVNGIDYNSIQDRYFPRLPDLSDIIESVKELMDSSLGSAIRKGVKQMEQLKSTLNQTVLENIPKVQAASDSTGNAIREVSNLLTSRLSNVADTLGNNSYKHLDTADEYIQQYSIYRYYAGLGISSVLLLILICLVFGLLCGICGKRPDGYGDDCCNKGAGGRFLIFAVAIIFLTFSVILAVALASFLVGTLTRRAACDSLRDPANDQIVSYIDQFVDLNRLYADLRAQAERSRTKLQVSDNMEQVSIGQVIMACQQNESIYKVLKLNNFVDIDTIREFPEQYGITRELNALTLKIKINPVQILTPEATEDIKALQASKLNEFDVDKFTDNLTYNITEYNLNEIAQKLRDVADRVPPGKEMNDIKVNLKNQALHLSSYQTNLVDPMIVSTNELIKLSTTLDSSLKFGEESFSKAIDKFLTQIKEAEIYINKHGMTFVQNITEELVTGFTNQIYAYIKFVIDSTQDDIGLCGPMYNVYESVIVASCQRIVDPFNGFWAGVVWCLLLFLPSIIFGVKLSTLYQKSDPYPGPMVESEYLYDAYTERDNIPLASGPKNKRRKKQDRRRESRDRREIYYEEGSPSHSRDPRYNDMAPNVESQIPSILTHSGSDTAASSPPPILLTTSHQQRHNMHQRHHSTPLPMSLPMSLLTSHGPQEQDAPASYGVYQNTSPSGERTSSPMIASSFQASQQPPGTNGSPNRMLSRLFSKSFFDDFQMALKQYDQYVPAGGSSDLLTVTGHDRRSHHHQPSYLPSMLQHHQHLHQQHHQHMPRTGNVSRSNSSSVGSVRSMALVPTRTPSPLDFRTMSFRRPRSLASEESGGKQSATRTDSGYEKY, encoded by the exons atgccaacagcaacacgtACACCAACCATGGCGGtgcccatggtctcttccacGACGGGCCTGTCCCGGCGACAGATGCTCGGTGTCGTTCTATTGCTCATCCTGCCTAGTGCATTCGTAGTGGTAGCGCAAGCGGAACCAATTCTAAAGATCCGCACGACTGAGTTTACGCGTTATAATGAAGTGATTGAATATCAAAGCTCAACGTCATATAATCCACGCGGTATGGCACCGCTGTACGAAATCACCAATCACGTCATCGATCTGTTCGTCGATGAGTATCCCATCCCGGACG GTTACATCACCATCCAGGAAGGCTCAATTGCTGCAGGACCAAACGTTGCGGACAACAATTGGGGTCCGTTGCTGAAACAATACTGGGCGATCTTGCTTGTGGCGGCAGTGTGCATCATCATGATTGCAATCATGCCTATCATGgggctgtgtttgtgttgctgcCGATGCTTCGGTGGATGCGGTGGACGTTCCCAACCGTTCGACAAGAAACACGATACTTGCCGTCGAGCAATTTTGGGCTTCCTGTTGATTTGTTCAACCTCGGCATTGGT ATTTGGAGTGGTGGTTGCATTTGTTACCAACAGCTATATGCAACATGGGGTGGAAAACATTACTATTTCCGCTCGGCATGGTGTGCACGATACTCGGCTATACTTGAAAAGTACCTCGTCCCACATCGATCATGTGCTGAACAAGAACTACCAGGAGCTAAACAACGATCTCAAACAGATGCTGAACGATGCGTCCGGTACCATAATCAAACGACTTGAAGAACAATCTAAGGCAGAGAAGCTAACGACATTGTATCAGTTTGTTGAAGATTTGCCAGgaattagcaaaaatttggaaaagaTGAAACAACTCACCAGCGAGTTACGGATCACGGCGTCTCAGCTAAACGATG GGCTTCGTGGCGTGAAGAGAGAATTGCTTACGTCGCTTAATAAATGTGGCACACAGGAATGTATTAAAGTGATGGAAGACTACAAGATTGGACGCTTGAATGTGAACGGTATCGACTACAACTCG ATACAAGACAGATACTTCCCGAGG CTGCCGGATTTGTCTGACATCATCGAGAGCGTTAAGGAGCTGATGGATAGCAGCCTTGGAAGTGCCATACGTAAGGGCGTCAAGCAGATGGAACAGCTGAAGAGTACGCTCAATCAGACCGTGCTGGAAAACATACCGAAAGTGCAGGCCGCTTCGGATTCAACGGGCAATGCAATTAGGGAGGTATCGAACCTGCTTACTTCGCGGCTAAGCAATGTGGCCGATACGCTGGGTAACAACTCGTACAAGCATCTGGATACGGCGGACGAGTACATACAGCAGTACAGCATCTACCGATACTATGCCGGACTAGGAATCAGCTCGGTGCTATTGTTGATTTTGATCTGTCTTGTGTTTGGGCTGTTGTGTGGAATTTGTGGAAAACGCCCAGACGGTTATGGAGATGATTGCTGCAATAAAGGTGCCGGTGGaaggtttttaatttt CGCCGTTGCCATTATCTTCCTTACGTTTTCTGTGATCCTGGCGGTAGCTTTGGCTTCATTCCTGGTGGGCACACTTACGCGTCGTGCTGCATGTGACTCACTTCGCGATCCGGCCAACGATCAGATTGTCAGCTATATCGATCAGTTCGTTGATTTGAACCGCCTGTACGCAGATCTGCGGGCACAGGCCGAACGCTCAAGAACCAAGCTGCAGGTCAGCGATAATATGGAACAAGTAAGCATCGGTCAGGTGATTATGGCGTGCCAACAGAATGAATCGATCTACAAGGTGCTGAAGCTGAACAACTTTGTCGACATTGACACGATTCGTGAATTCCCGGAGCAGTACGGCATTACACGCGAACTGAATGCGCTTACGCTCAAGATTAAAATCAATCCGGTACAAATTCTTACACCGGAAGCGACCGAAGACATAAAAGCACTGCAGGCGTCGAAGCTAAACGAGTTCGACGTGGATAAGTTTACCGATAAT CTGACGTACAACATCACCGAGTATAATCTGAATGAGATAGCCCAAAAGCTACGCGATGTAGCGGACCGCGTTCCacccggaaaggaaatgaacGACATTAAAGTGAACCTTAAAAACCAAGCTCTACATCTGTCTTCGTATCAg ACCAACCTTGTCGATCCGATGATTGTGTCGACAAACGAGCTTATCAAGCTCTCGACCACGCTGGACAGCAGCTTGAAGTTTGGGGAAGAATCTTTCTCAAAAGCCATCGACAAATTCTTGACGCAGATCAAGGAAGCTGAAATTTACATTAACAAACACGGCATGACTTTCGTGCAGAATATTACTGAGGAACTGGTAACCGGTTTTACCAACCAAATTTATGCGTACATCAAGTTCGTGATCGATTCCACACAGGACGATATTGGTCTTTGTGGTCCAATGTACAACGTTTACGAGTCGGTGATTGTTGCATCGTGCCAACGAATCGTTGATCCATTT aaTGGATTCTGGGCTGGAGTAGTGTGGTGTCTGCTACTGTTCCTGCCATCAATTATTTTTGGTGTGAAATTGTCAACATTGTATCAAAAGTCGGATCCTTATCCAGGGCCGATGGTGGAATC TGAGTATCTGTATGATGCCTACACCGAGCGTGATAACATTCCTCTTGCGAG TGGTCCAAAGAATAAACGCCGCAAGAAGCAAGATCGCCGCCGTGAATCTCGTGATCGTCGGGAAATCTATTACGAAGAGGGCAGCCCATCGCACAGTCGTGACCCAAGGTACAACGATATGGCTCCGAA TGTAGAGTCACAGATCCCTTCAATACTAACCCATAGCGGAAGCGATACGGCGGCATCTTCGCCACCGCCGATACTACTAACAACTTCCCACCAGCAACGCCATAATATGCACCAACGTCACCATTCTACCCCCTTACCAATGTCACTGCCAATGTCGTTACTAACGTCCCATGGCCCCCAAGAACAGGACGCACCGGCGTCCTACGGGGTGTATCAGAATACCAGTCCGTCCGGTGAACGCACCTCATCGCCTATGATCGCGTCATCGTTCCAAGCCTCACAACAACCGCCAGGGACCAACGGTTCACCGAACCGTATGCTTAGCCGGTTGTTTAGTAAAAGCTTCTTTGACGACTTCCAAATGGCGCTGAAGCAGTACGACCAGTACGTGCCGGCTGGTGGATCGTCCGATCTCCTAACAGTGACGGGACACGATCGGCGAAGCCACCATCATCAACCGTCTTATCTGCCTTCAATGCTACAGCATCATCAACATCTTCACCAACAGCACCATCAGCATATGCCACGCACTGGCAATGTGAGCCGTAGCAATAGCAGTAGCGTTGGATCGGTACGATCGATGGCGCTCGTACCAACGCGTACACCCTCACCGTTGGACTTTCGTACCATGTCCTTCCGGCGGCCACGATCGCTGGCTAGCGAGGAAAGCGGTGGAAAACAATCGGCAACACGCACTGACAGTGGTTACGAGAAATACTAG
- the LOC125769268 gene encoding prominin-like protein isoform X4, with translation MPTATRTPTMAVPMVSSTTGLSRRQMLGVVLLLILPSAFVVVAQAEPILKIRTTEFTRYNEVIEYQSSTSYNPRGMAPLYEITNHVIDLFVDEYPIPDGYITIQEGSIAAGPNVADNNWGPLLKQYWAILLVAAVCIIMIAIMPIMGLCLCCCRCFGGCGGRSQPFDKKHDTCRRAILGFLLICSTSALVFGVVVAFVTNSYMQHGVENITISARHGVHDTRLYLKSTSSHIDHVLNKNYQELNNDLKQMLNDASGTIIKRLEEQSKAEKLTTLYQFVEDLPGISKNLEKMKQLTSELRITASQLNDGLRGVKRELLTSLNKCGTQECIKVMEDYKIGRLNVNGIDYNSIQDRYFPRLPDLSDIIESVKELMDSSLGSAIRKGVKQMEQLKSTLNQTVLENIPKVQAASDSTGNAIREVSNLLTSRLSNVADTLGNNSYKHLDTADEYIQQYSIYRYYAGLGISSVLLLILICLVFGLLCGICGKRPDGYGDDCCNKGAGGRFLIFAVAIIFLTFSVILAVALASFLVGTLTRRAACDSLRDPANDQIVSYIDQFVDLNRLYADLRAQAERSRTKLQVSDNMEQVSIGQVIMACQQNESIYKVLKLNNFVDIDTIREFPEQYGITRELNALTLKIKINPVQILTPEATEDIKALQASKLNEFDVDKFTDNLTYNITEYNLNEIAQKLRDVADRVPPGKEMNDIKVNLKNQALHLSSYQTNLVDPMIVSTNELIKLSTTLDSSLKFGEESFSKAIDKFLTQIKEAEIYINKHGMTFVQNITEELVTGFTNQIYAYIKFVIDSTQDDIGLCGPMYNVYESVIVASCQRIVDPFNGFWAGVVWCLLLFLPSIIFGVKLSTLYQKSDPYPGPMVESEYLYDAYTERDNIPLASGPKNKRRKKQDRRRESRDRREIYYEEGSPSHSRDPRYNDMAPKNWDGAPPRYQNPPMAPPAAEYERPPPYYYPGAPSEHE, from the exons atgccaacagcaacacgtACACCAACCATGGCGGtgcccatggtctcttccacGACGGGCCTGTCCCGGCGACAGATGCTCGGTGTCGTTCTATTGCTCATCCTGCCTAGTGCATTCGTAGTGGTAGCGCAAGCGGAACCAATTCTAAAGATCCGCACGACTGAGTTTACGCGTTATAATGAAGTGATTGAATATCAAAGCTCAACGTCATATAATCCACGCGGTATGGCACCGCTGTACGAAATCACCAATCACGTCATCGATCTGTTCGTCGATGAGTATCCCATCCCGGACG GTTACATCACCATCCAGGAAGGCTCAATTGCTGCAGGACCAAACGTTGCGGACAACAATTGGGGTCCGTTGCTGAAACAATACTGGGCGATCTTGCTTGTGGCGGCAGTGTGCATCATCATGATTGCAATCATGCCTATCATGgggctgtgtttgtgttgctgcCGATGCTTCGGTGGATGCGGTGGACGTTCCCAACCGTTCGACAAGAAACACGATACTTGCCGTCGAGCAATTTTGGGCTTCCTGTTGATTTGTTCAACCTCGGCATTGGT ATTTGGAGTGGTGGTTGCATTTGTTACCAACAGCTATATGCAACATGGGGTGGAAAACATTACTATTTCCGCTCGGCATGGTGTGCACGATACTCGGCTATACTTGAAAAGTACCTCGTCCCACATCGATCATGTGCTGAACAAGAACTACCAGGAGCTAAACAACGATCTCAAACAGATGCTGAACGATGCGTCCGGTACCATAATCAAACGACTTGAAGAACAATCTAAGGCAGAGAAGCTAACGACATTGTATCAGTTTGTTGAAGATTTGCCAGgaattagcaaaaatttggaaaagaTGAAACAACTCACCAGCGAGTTACGGATCACGGCGTCTCAGCTAAACGATG GGCTTCGTGGCGTGAAGAGAGAATTGCTTACGTCGCTTAATAAATGTGGCACACAGGAATGTATTAAAGTGATGGAAGACTACAAGATTGGACGCTTGAATGTGAACGGTATCGACTACAACTCG ATACAAGACAGATACTTCCCGAGG CTGCCGGATTTGTCTGACATCATCGAGAGCGTTAAGGAGCTGATGGATAGCAGCCTTGGAAGTGCCATACGTAAGGGCGTCAAGCAGATGGAACAGCTGAAGAGTACGCTCAATCAGACCGTGCTGGAAAACATACCGAAAGTGCAGGCCGCTTCGGATTCAACGGGCAATGCAATTAGGGAGGTATCGAACCTGCTTACTTCGCGGCTAAGCAATGTGGCCGATACGCTGGGTAACAACTCGTACAAGCATCTGGATACGGCGGACGAGTACATACAGCAGTACAGCATCTACCGATACTATGCCGGACTAGGAATCAGCTCGGTGCTATTGTTGATTTTGATCTGTCTTGTGTTTGGGCTGTTGTGTGGAATTTGTGGAAAACGCCCAGACGGTTATGGAGATGATTGCTGCAATAAAGGTGCCGGTGGaaggtttttaatttt CGCCGTTGCCATTATCTTCCTTACGTTTTCTGTGATCCTGGCGGTAGCTTTGGCTTCATTCCTGGTGGGCACACTTACGCGTCGTGCTGCATGTGACTCACTTCGCGATCCGGCCAACGATCAGATTGTCAGCTATATCGATCAGTTCGTTGATTTGAACCGCCTGTACGCAGATCTGCGGGCACAGGCCGAACGCTCAAGAACCAAGCTGCAGGTCAGCGATAATATGGAACAAGTAAGCATCGGTCAGGTGATTATGGCGTGCCAACAGAATGAATCGATCTACAAGGTGCTGAAGCTGAACAACTTTGTCGACATTGACACGATTCGTGAATTCCCGGAGCAGTACGGCATTACACGCGAACTGAATGCGCTTACGCTCAAGATTAAAATCAATCCGGTACAAATTCTTACACCGGAAGCGACCGAAGACATAAAAGCACTGCAGGCGTCGAAGCTAAACGAGTTCGACGTGGATAAGTTTACCGATAAT CTGACGTACAACATCACCGAGTATAATCTGAATGAGATAGCCCAAAAGCTACGCGATGTAGCGGACCGCGTTCCacccggaaaggaaatgaacGACATTAAAGTGAACCTTAAAAACCAAGCTCTACATCTGTCTTCGTATCAg ACCAACCTTGTCGATCCGATGATTGTGTCGACAAACGAGCTTATCAAGCTCTCGACCACGCTGGACAGCAGCTTGAAGTTTGGGGAAGAATCTTTCTCAAAAGCCATCGACAAATTCTTGACGCAGATCAAGGAAGCTGAAATTTACATTAACAAACACGGCATGACTTTCGTGCAGAATATTACTGAGGAACTGGTAACCGGTTTTACCAACCAAATTTATGCGTACATCAAGTTCGTGATCGATTCCACACAGGACGATATTGGTCTTTGTGGTCCAATGTACAACGTTTACGAGTCGGTGATTGTTGCATCGTGCCAACGAATCGTTGATCCATTT aaTGGATTCTGGGCTGGAGTAGTGTGGTGTCTGCTACTGTTCCTGCCATCAATTATTTTTGGTGTGAAATTGTCAACATTGTATCAAAAGTCGGATCCTTATCCAGGGCCGATGGTGGAATC TGAGTATCTGTATGATGCCTACACCGAGCGTGATAACATTCCTCTTGCGAG TGGTCCAAAGAATAAACGCCGCAAGAAGCAAGATCGCCGCCGTGAATCTCGTGATCGTCGGGAAATCTATTACGAAGAGGGCAGCCCATCGCACAGTCGTGACCCAAGGTACAACGATATGGCTCCGAA AAACTGGGATGGCGCTCCACCGCGGTACCAGAATCCCCCGAtggcaccaccagcagcagagTATGAACGACCACCGCCGTACTACTATCCGGGTGCACCGAGTGAACATGAGTAA